Proteins encoded together in one Eubalaena glacialis isolate mEubGla1 chromosome 7, mEubGla1.1.hap2.+ XY, whole genome shotgun sequence window:
- the GHRL gene encoding LOW QUALITY PROTEIN: appetite-regulating hormone (The sequence of the model RefSeq protein was modified relative to this genomic sequence to represent the inferred CDS: deleted 1 base in 1 codon) — protein MPSPGTVCSLLLLSVLWVDLAMAGSSFLSPEHQKVQQRKESKKLSAKPKPRALEGWLDAKSEVRSQAEGAGDELEIQFSAPFDVGIKLSGAHSHQHGQTLGKFLQDVLWEDASAKSFLQFPRSPNKPQPTSDRP, from the exons ATGCCCTCCCCAGGGACCGTCTGCAGCCTGCTGCTCCTCAGTGTGCTCTGGGTGGACTTGGCCATGGCGGGCTCCAGCTTCCTGAGCCCCGAACACCAGAAAGTACAG cagagaaaggaatccaagaaGCTGTCAGCCAAACCAAAGCCCCGGGCCCTGGAAGGCTGGCTTGACGCA AAGTCAGAAGTCAGAAGTCAGGCGGAAGGCGCAGGGGACGAGCTGGAAATCCAG TTCAGTGCCCCCTTTGACGTTGGGATCAAGCTGTCAGGGGCTCACTCCCACCAGCACGGCCAGACCCTGGGGAAGTTTCTTCAGGACGTCCTTTGGGAAGACGCCAGTGCTAAGTCCTTTCTCCAGTTTCCTCGGAGTCCCAAT AAACCCCAGCCGACAAGTGACCGGCCCTGA